The following are from one region of the Prevotella communis genome:
- the fic gene encoding protein adenylyltransferase Fic, protein MSKKSIRFFNDREVRAVWDEENSKWWFSATDIVRAINDEEDYKKCRNYWKYLKGKFSKEGIQLVSVTNHLKFEAPDGKQRAADAMDADCVKTLAKHYPNNRASAFLDWFLYSDNTIDGQSKKKAYTLVESGLLETLKPGTVKALQQIHAYLFGGLYDFAGKIRTKTISKGNTIFCLAEYLHDNLKTIEQMPETTFDEIVDKYVEMNVAHPFMEGNGRSTRIWLDLIFKKQLKMCVDWSKIDKKDYLDAMIASQMDSTRIRELLKQAMTDRIDDREIFMKSIDYSYYYEQED, encoded by the coding sequence ATGAGTAAGAAGTCTATACGCTTTTTCAACGATAGAGAAGTGCGAGCCGTTTGGGACGAAGAAAACTCTAAGTGGTGGTTCTCGGCTACTGACATTGTGCGTGCTATCAATGATGAGGAGGACTATAAGAAATGTCGTAACTATTGGAAGTACCTGAAAGGCAAGTTCTCAAAGGAGGGCATTCAACTGGTTAGTGTCACTAACCACCTCAAATTTGAGGCACCAGATGGCAAACAACGTGCCGCTGATGCGATGGATGCAGACTGCGTAAAGACATTAGCAAAGCACTATCCTAATAATCGTGCAAGTGCTTTCCTCGACTGGTTTTTATATAGCGACAACACCATTGACGGACAGAGCAAGAAAAAAGCATATACCCTTGTTGAGAGTGGCCTATTGGAAACGTTGAAACCTGGTACTGTCAAAGCACTACAGCAGATTCATGCTTATCTCTTTGGTGGCCTCTATGATTTTGCTGGCAAAATCCGCACCAAGACCATTTCTAAAGGTAATACCATTTTCTGTTTGGCTGAGTATCTGCATGATAATTTGAAAACTATAGAGCAGATGCCAGAGACTACTTTCGATGAGATAGTAGATAAGTATGTGGAGATGAATGTGGCCCATCCTTTTATGGAAGGTAATGGTCGCTCTACACGCATTTGGCTTGACTTGATTTTCAAGAAGCAGCTGAAGATGTGTGTGGACTGGAGCAAGATAGATAAGAAAGACTATCTCGATGCTATGATCGCAAGCCAAATGGACAGTACAAGAATCCGAGAACTGCTGAAACAGGCTATGACGGACCGTATTGACGATCGCGAAATCTTCATGAAGAGCATCGATTATTCTTACTACTACGAACAGGAGGATTAG
- a CDS encoding helix-turn-helix domain-containing protein — protein MIEEQIQNLTEKVNQLTQLVYELSKAITPCEQSSVSNHHVLTDIEGAMRITGKAKPTIYANARKGIIPHYKRGNKLYFYEDELYQWIEGGRQNCYGINSEEMLKEIRQGIHHLPSSNR, from the coding sequence ATGATAGAAGAACAAATACAAAATCTGACAGAGAAAGTCAATCAGCTTACACAACTCGTTTATGAGTTGTCGAAAGCGATTACTCCATGTGAGCAATCATCAGTATCTAACCACCATGTCCTCACTGACATTGAAGGAGCCATGCGTATTACTGGCAAGGCAAAGCCCACCATCTATGCCAACGCCCGTAAAGGTATCATCCCTCACTATAAAAGAGGTAACAAGCTATACTTCTACGAGGATGAACTTTACCAATGGATTGAAGGTGGCAGGCAGAACTGCTATGGTATAAACTCCGAAGAAATGCTCAAAGAGATTCGGCAGGGGATTCACCACTTGCCAAGTTCTAACCGCTAA
- a CDS encoding DUF3987 domain-containing protein gives MINKQCLPFECLQVEIQGVIKNFTEVYQCDADIIVSTIYAIVSIAVNKSIKLFDGKYTNYPSMWICHVAPSGSNKSAPVKMLFKPINELNEEAVVAYYEELRHTDKDDSNKPKPICKKLSLTDTTPEAIYKALSFMPQMVYRDEIKGMIDDFDRYNRSGIISNMLSIWDSTSFCIDRKTEDPTFIREPFLDILGGIQPGLLKSTFGNPQLMISGFNQRILFVYPDKLPVTYYSDNLLSEAIMPYWTNFVRDLMKLESTTLSLSPEAKDFYCTYYNMLQDKKSSSDDYMQYVYSKFQIIILRWSIVTHLLWEKTFEYYRKDTISGDEMLQAIQCMNYFESAAEKVYHEISGGMYQGFTKEQSLQILYNTYKGEVNLQKLADALGCSRQYVSKAVNKKDPS, from the coding sequence ATGATTAACAAGCAATGTTTACCCTTTGAATGCTTGCAGGTGGAGATTCAAGGTGTCATCAAAAACTTCACTGAAGTATACCAGTGTGATGCTGACATCATCGTGTCAACCATCTACGCCATTGTGAGTATTGCCGTCAACAAGTCCATCAAACTGTTTGACGGCAAATACACAAACTATCCCTCAATGTGGATTTGTCACGTGGCTCCAAGCGGCAGTAACAAGAGTGCGCCAGTGAAGATGCTATTCAAGCCAATCAACGAACTAAATGAGGAAGCGGTGGTGGCTTACTATGAAGAACTTCGACATACAGACAAGGACGATAGCAACAAGCCTAAGCCTATCTGTAAGAAACTGTCACTAACCGACACTACCCCCGAAGCTATTTACAAGGCACTTTCCTTTATGCCGCAGATGGTTTATCGTGATGAGATAAAGGGCATGATTGATGACTTCGACCGCTATAATCGTAGCGGTATCATCAGCAATATGCTCTCCATCTGGGATAGTACCAGTTTCTGCATCGACCGCAAGACTGAAGACCCAACCTTCATCCGAGAGCCATTCTTGGACATACTTGGTGGCATTCAACCAGGGCTCTTGAAATCAACATTCGGTAATCCGCAGTTGATGATTAGCGGATTTAACCAACGCATTCTTTTTGTCTATCCCGATAAGCTTCCTGTCACCTACTATTCCGATAATCTGCTCAGTGAAGCCATCATGCCCTACTGGACAAACTTCGTTAGAGATCTGATGAAGTTAGAATCAACTACGCTATCTCTTTCCCCTGAGGCTAAAGACTTCTATTGCACTTACTATAACATGCTGCAAGACAAGAAGTCCTCTTCTGATGACTATATGCAGTACGTCTATAGTAAGTTCCAGATTATCATCCTACGCTGGTCTATCGTTACTCACCTGCTATGGGAGAAAACTTTCGAATACTATCGCAAAGACACTATCTCAGGTGATGAAATGTTACAAGCTATTCAGTGTATGAACTACTTTGAGAGTGCAGCAGAGAAGGTCTATCATGAGATTAGTGGAGGAATGTATCAGGGTTTCACCAAAGAGCAAAGCCTACAGATACTCTATAACACCTATAAGGGTGAAGTGAATCTGCAGAAGTTGGCCGATGCGCTTGGCTGTTCTCGTCAATATGTAAGCAAGGCTGTCAACAAGAAAGACCCGAGTTGA
- a CDS encoding metallophosphatase domain-containing protein, with protein sequence MKILHLSDTHGLHQRIKDMPEADVIVHSGDISNNGTEEEVLDFLNWFIELRYPHKIFVTGNHDLCLWDAEGIEDLPENVHFLQDCGVEIEGVKFFGIAYNHSEELIPLGTDIVVTHEPPVMILDQSIGIHWGNAPLRNRVMDVKPRYHLFGHAHQDYGIVKQDGIVFSNAALLDDMNRLVRKPRLFML encoded by the coding sequence ATGAAGATTCTGCACCTCTCTGATACTCATGGCTTACACCAGAGGATAAAGGATATGCCAGAAGCTGATGTCATCGTTCATAGTGGTGACATCAGCAATAATGGCACAGAGGAAGAAGTACTTGACTTCTTGAACTGGTTTATTGAACTGCGTTATCCGCATAAGATTTTCGTAACAGGCAACCATGATCTTTGTCTATGGGATGCTGAGGGGATAGAGGATTTGCCTGAGAACGTTCACTTCCTTCAGGATTGTGGCGTGGAGATTGAGGGTGTTAAGTTCTTCGGTATAGCATACAATCACTCTGAAGAGTTAATCCCATTAGGAACAGATATAGTTGTTACACATGAGCCACCTGTGATGATACTTGACCAATCGATTGGTATTCATTGGGGTAACGCTCCATTACGTAACAGAGTAATGGATGTAAAACCACGATACCACCTTTTTGGACATGCCCATCAAGACTATGGTATCGTAAAACAGGACGGCATTGTCTTTTCAAATGCCGCCCTGCTCGATGACATGAATAGATTGGTCAGGAAGCCTCGCCTATTTATGCTTTGA
- a CDS encoding MBL fold metallo-hydrolase produces the protein MNIKIHRGTHQIGGCVTEYECNGWHLFVDYGEELPGGPKTGDLQVEGMTHGDLSKSALLITHYHGDHIGSIIKLPKELPIYMGKVGRDIQRVLSNHLKNKIEAHKVMLERLEHVNTFREGNVFKFGPFSIMPVTVDHSAFDAYAFKIVADGVSVYHTGDFRLHGFRSGKIPDMLQKYVGKVDYVVCEGTNVARPKAASKEEYRLQKDFETLFKDNKGCVVYMSSTNIDRLFALYQAAQKARRAFYVDEYQKEVMDTVVNSGSIWTKSKLYQYGKHEPKSLIYDKYDKNSFFVSDSFKDALSEYGYVLIARANPRFDKLIEQIPGEKKRVLSMWNGYVKEGSNAYNENLARSLDEDFDYMHTSGHIDMSDLREFLRLLHPNGIIPIHTEKPEAFAREFSDEWPVIVLNDGDCISPISSSKADTCKAEVICIDKPKDDTKVISHDGDSTYWRLCARCLGDFKNMEDARSILSHTVFRPHALLGYEIYEEEDSAPMMVNVYDSNFDLLATYKEGGHKPGGKKYQEECRFKVGEKVLAAFQAGYKAVVPATVVGPVVPDIIRKNFESDEMASNYYDSFEDFQETLIDWDWDSVAVHPHVRLNSLSLTMSDTELVPRVMLFPLLNFKCE, from the coding sequence ATGAACATTAAAATCCATCGCGGCACTCACCAAATAGGTGGTTGTGTCACAGAATACGAATGTAACGGTTGGCATCTGTTCGTTGATTATGGCGAAGAGTTGCCTGGTGGGCCCAAGACAGGAGATTTGCAAGTGGAGGGCATGACTCATGGCGACCTGTCTAAGAGTGCATTGTTGATTACACATTATCATGGTGACCATATAGGCAGTATCATTAAGTTGCCCAAAGAACTGCCTATCTATATGGGTAAGGTGGGACGAGATATTCAAAGAGTATTATCCAACCATCTGAAAAATAAGATTGAAGCTCATAAGGTGATGCTTGAACGATTGGAGCACGTTAACACATTTAGGGAAGGTAACGTTTTTAAGTTCGGTCCATTCTCCATCATGCCAGTAACTGTTGACCATTCCGCTTTTGATGCATATGCTTTCAAGATTGTTGCTGATGGGGTTTCAGTTTACCATACAGGCGACTTCCGTTTGCATGGTTTCAGAAGTGGCAAGATTCCTGATATGCTACAGAAGTATGTGGGCAAGGTTGATTATGTCGTATGTGAAGGAACTAATGTGGCGCGCCCAAAGGCAGCAAGTAAGGAAGAGTACAGGCTTCAGAAGGATTTCGAAACATTGTTCAAAGATAATAAAGGATGTGTTGTCTATATGTCATCGACCAACATTGACAGATTGTTCGCTCTCTATCAGGCAGCCCAAAAGGCTCGTCGCGCCTTTTATGTAGATGAATATCAGAAGGAAGTGATGGATACTGTCGTTAATAGCGGTTCTATATGGACTAAATCAAAATTGTACCAATATGGGAAACATGAGCCAAAGTCTTTGATATATGACAAGTATGACAAAAATAGTTTCTTTGTCTCAGATAGTTTTAAGGACGCTCTTAGTGAATATGGATATGTCCTCATAGCTCGCGCTAATCCACGCTTTGACAAACTGATAGAACAGATACCTGGGGAGAAAAAGAGAGTTCTTTCGATGTGGAACGGCTACGTCAAAGAAGGTTCAAATGCATACAACGAGAATCTGGCTAGATCGCTGGATGAGGATTTCGATTATATGCACACTAGTGGTCATATTGACATGTCTGACCTACGTGAGTTCCTCCGTTTGTTGCATCCAAATGGCATCATTCCCATCCATACGGAAAAACCAGAAGCATTTGCCAGAGAGTTCAGCGACGAATGGCCCGTTATCGTATTAAATGACGGAGATTGCATTTCTCCAATATCATCAAGTAAAGCCGACACTTGTAAAGCGGAGGTTATCTGCATTGATAAGCCAAAAGACGACACAAAAGTCATATCACATGATGGCGACAGCACATATTGGAGACTTTGTGCAAGATGTCTCGGCGACTTCAAAAACATGGAAGATGCCAGATCAATTCTCTCACATACAGTTTTCAGACCACATGCACTTCTAGGCTATGAAATCTATGAGGAAGAAGATTCTGCACCCATGATGGTAAACGTATATGATTCAAATTTCGACTTGTTGGCAACATATAAAGAAGGGGGCCACAAACCTGGAGGGAAAAAGTACCAAGAGGAGTGCAGATTCAAGGTTGGTGAAAAAGTGCTTGCTGCGTTCCAAGCAGGATATAAGGCTGTAGTACCAGCAACAGTTGTCGGGCCAGTAGTTCCAGATATCATTCGGAAGAATTTCGAGTCAGACGAAATGGCAAGTAACTATTACGACTCCTTTGAGGATTTTCAAGAGACATTGATAGATTGGGATTGGGATTCTGTCGCTGTTCATCCTCATGTTCGACTGAATAGTCTAAGTTTGACTATGAGCGATACAGAACTTGTACCAAGGGTGATGTTATTCCCTTTACTAAATTTCAAGTGCGAATGA
- a CDS encoding helix-turn-helix domain-containing protein: MAKITKEQYEFALARIEELLPMVDDNTPANDRNAVELTMMSDVVIDYEKEHYPIGKPTVAQLIQLSLDEKNMSQKQLATEIGVSPSRISDYVSGRAEPTLKIARLLCVTLGITPAAMLGY; this comes from the coding sequence ATGGCAAAGATTACGAAAGAGCAATATGAATTCGCATTGGCACGAATTGAGGAATTGTTGCCAATGGTGGATGACAATACACCTGCCAACGACCGCAATGCTGTGGAGTTGACAATGATGTCGGATGTTGTCATTGACTATGAGAAGGAACACTATCCCATAGGCAAACCTACCGTAGCCCAGTTGATACAGCTTTCGTTGGACGAGAAGAATATGAGTCAGAAGCAGTTGGCTACAGAGATTGGGGTTAGTCCTTCACGCATAAGCGACTACGTCTCAGGAAGGGCAGAGCCTACGCTGAAAATTGCCCGTCTGCTCTGTGTCACTTTAGGAATAACGCCAGCAGCTATGTTGGGATATTAA
- a CDS encoding type II toxin-antitoxin system HigB family toxin, whose protein sequence is MRIVSHRRLVEFYSSEGHGDAQAALERWYDIAEKAEWKNLSDIKADFPTTDSVGNQHYVFDIRGNKYRLVVVVKFTIGHIFIRFVGTHSEYDKIDVSTI, encoded by the coding sequence ATGAGGATAGTATCACATAGACGATTAGTTGAGTTCTATAGTTCAGAAGGACATGGAGACGCTCAGGCTGCACTTGAACGATGGTATGATATCGCAGAAAAGGCAGAATGGAAGAACCTGTCGGATATAAAAGCAGACTTCCCCACAACAGACTCCGTCGGGAATCAACATTATGTCTTTGACATTAGGGGCAACAAATATCGGCTTGTTGTGGTCGTAAAGTTCACAATCGGGCATATTTTCATCCGATTTGTGGGTACTCACAGTGAATATGATAAGATAGATGTTTCAACGATATAA